A single genomic interval of Bos indicus isolate NIAB-ARS_2022 breed Sahiwal x Tharparkar chromosome 5, NIAB-ARS_B.indTharparkar_mat_pri_1.0, whole genome shotgun sequence harbors:
- the PAN2 gene encoding PAN2-PAN3 deadenylation complex catalytic subunit PAN2 isoform X8: MNFEGLDPGLAEYAPAMHSALDPVLDAHLNPSLLQNVELDPEGVALEALPVQESVHIMEGVYSELHSVVAEVGVPVSVSHFDLHEEMLWVGSHGGHATSFFGPTLERYSSFQVNGSDDIRQIQSLENGILFLTKNNLKYMARGGLIIFDYLLDESEDMHSLLLTDSSTLLIGGLQNHILEIDLNTVQETQKYTVETPGVTIMRQTNRFFFCGHTSGKVSLRDLRTFKVEHEFDAFSGSLSDFDVHGNLLATCGFSSRLTGLACDRFLKVYDLRMMRAITPLQVHVDPAFLRFIPTYTSRLAIISQSGQCQFCEPTGLANPADIFHVNPVGPLLMTFDVSASKQALAFGDSEGCVHLWTDSPEPSFNPYSRETEFALPCLVDSLPPLDWSQDLLPLSLIPVPLTTDTLLSDWPAANSAPAPRRAPPVDAEILRTMKKVGFIGYAPNPRTRLRNQIPYRLKESDSEFDSFSQVTESPIGREEEPHLHMVSKKYRKVTIKYSKLGLEDFDFKHYNKTLFAGLEPHIPNAYCNCMIQVLYFLEPVRCLIQNHLCQKEFCLACELGFLFHMLDLSRGDPCQGSNFLRAFRTIPEASALGLILADSDEASGKGNLARLIQRWNRFILTQLHQDLQELEVPQAYRGAGGSFCSSGDSVIGQLFSCEMENCSLCRCGSETVRASSTLLFTLSYPEDKTGKNCDFAQVLKRSICLEQNTQAWCDNCEKYQPTIQTRNIRHLPDILVINCEVNSLKEADFWRMQAEVAFKMAIKKHSGEISKNKEFALADWKELGSPEGMLMCPSIEELKNVWLPFSIQMKMTKNKGLDVCNWTDGDEMQWGPARAEEEHGVYVYDLMATVVHILDSRTGGSLVAHIKVGETYHQRKEGVTHQQWYLFNDFLIEPIDKHEAVQFDMNWKVPAILYYIKRNLNSKYNLNIKNPIEASVLLAEASLARKQRKTHTTFIPLMLNEMPQVGDLVGLDAEFVTLNEEEAELRSDGTKSTIKPSQMSVARITCVRGQGPNEGIPFIDDYISTQEQVVDYLTQYSGIKPGDLDAKISSKHLTTLKSTYLKLRFLIDIGVKFVGHGLQKDFRVINLMVPKDQVLDTVYLFHMPRKRMISLRFLAWYFLDLKIQGETHDSIEDARTALQLYRKYLELSKNGTEPESFHKVLKSLYEKGRKMDWKVPEPEGQTSPKNAAVFSSVLAL, translated from the exons atgaaCTTCGAGGGTCTGGACCCTGGACTTGCAGAGTATGCCCCGGCCATGCATTCTGCCCTGGATCCTGTCCTGGATGCCCACCTGAACCCGAGTCTGCTACAGAACGTGGAGCTGGACCCGGAGGGAGTGGCCCTAGAGGCTCTTCCAGTCCAGGAGTCAGTGCACATAATGGAAGGTGTCTACTCTGAGTTGCACAGTGTGGTGGCTGAAGTGGGTGTGCCTGTCTCCGTCTCCCACTTTGACTTGCACGAGGAGATGCTGTGGGTGGGAAGCCATGGG GGCCATGCCACATCATTTTTCGGCCCAACTTTGGAGCGCTACTCATCATTTCAGGTCAATGGCAGTGACGACATCCGCCAGATCCAGAGCCTGGAGAATGGCATCCTTTTTCTTACCAAGAACAACCTCAAGTATATGGCCCGAGGGGGCCTCATTATATTTGATTACCT GCTGGATGAGAGTGAAGATATGCACAGCCTGTTGCTGACTGACAGCAGCACTCTGCTCATTGGTGGGCTGCAGAACCACATATTAGAGATTGACCTGAACACTGTCCAGGAGACTCAGAAG TACACAGTTGAGACACCTGGAGTCACTATCATGAGACAGACGAATCGCTTCTTCTTCTGTGGCCACACATCTGGCAAG GTTTCTCTGCGAGATCTCCGTACTTTTAAGGTGGAACATGAGTTTGATGCCTTCTCAGGGAGCCTGTCAGATTTTGACGTGCATGGCAACCTGCTGGCCACCTGTGGCTTCTCCAGCCGCCTTACTGGTCTGGCCTGTGACCGTTTCCTCAAAGTTTATGATCTACGCATGATGCGTGCCATCACACCACTTCAAGTTCACGTGGATCCTGCCTTCTTACGCTTCATCCCTACATATACTTCTCGTCTTGCTATCATCTCCCAGTCAG GGCAGTGCCAGTTTTGTGAGCCCACAGGCCTGGCCAACCCAGCAGACATCTTTCATGTGAATCCTGTGGGACCTCTGCTAATGACGTTTGATGTGTCAGCCAGCAAGCAGGCCCTCGCTTTTGGGGATTCTGAGGGCTGTGTGCACCTCTGGACTGATTCCCCTGAGCCTTCCTTCAACCCGTACTCCCGTGAGACCGAGTTTGCTTTGCCCTGTCTCGTGGACTCACTGCCGCCTCTGGACTGGAGCCAGGACCTACTGCCTCTTTCCCTCATCCCTGTCCCGCTCACCACTGACACGCTTCTCTCTGACTGGCCTGCTGCCAACTCTGCTCCAGCTCCCAG GCGAGCACCGCCTGTGGATGCAGAGATTCTGCGCACCATGAAGAAGGTGGGCTTCATCGGCTATGCACCCAATCCCCGCACCAGGCTGCGAAATCAG ATTCCTTACCGACTCAAGGAGTCTGACAGTGAATTTGACAGCTTCAGCCAGGTCACTGAGTCACCAATAGGGCGGGAAGAGGAGCCACATCTCCACATGGTCTCTAAGAAGTACCGCAAG GTGACCATCAAATACTCCAAGCTAGGGCTGGAGGACTTTGACTTCAAGCACTACAATAAGACGCTGTTTGCTGGATTGGAGCCCCACATCCCCAATGCCTACTGTAACTGCATGATCCAG GTGCTCTATTTCCTGGAGCCTGTGCGCTGTCTAATCCAGAACCACCTTTGCCAGAAGGAGTTCTGCCTGGCCTGCGAGCTGGGCTTCCTCTTCCACATGTTGGACCTCTCCCGAGGCGACCCCTGTCAG GGCAGTAATTTTCTTCGAGCATTCCGCACCATTCCTGAGGCCTCAGCCCTTGGTCTGATTTTGGCTGACTCAGATGAGGCTTCGGGCAAGGGCAACCTGGCCAGGCTCATTCAGAGGTGGAACCGTTTCATTCTCACGCAACTTCATCAAGATTTGCAGGAGCTGGAAGTACCCCAGGCTTACCGAGGTGCTGGAGGCAG CTTTTGCTCATCGGGGGACTCTGTCATTGGGCAGCTGTTCAGCTGTGAGATGGAAAATTGCAGCCTCTGCCGCTGTGGCAGTGAGACCGTGCGAGCCTCATCCACACTGCTCTTCACGCTCTCTTACCCTGAGG ATAAAACCGGGAAGAACTGTGACTTTGCTCAGGTGTTGAAGCGAAGCATCTGCCTGGAGCAGAATACACAGGCCTGGTGTGACAACTGTGAAAAGTACCAGCCCACG ATCCAGACCCGCAACATCCGCCATCTGCCAGATATTCTTGTCATCAACTGTGAGGTGAACAGTTTGAAAGAAGCTGATTTCTGGAGGATGCAGGCTGAG GTTGCCTTCAAGATGGCAATAAAGAAGCATAGTGGGGAAATCTCCAAGAATAAGGAGTTTGCTTTGGCTGATTG GAAGGAACTAGGCAGTCCAGAGGGCATGCTGATGTGTCCCTCCATTGAGGAGTTGAAGAATGTCTGGCTTCCTTTCTCCATTCAAATGAAGATGACCAAGAACAAAGGGCTGGATGTTTGCAATTGGACTGATGGGGATGAGATGCAG TGGGGCCCAGCCAGGGCAGAGGAAGAGCATGGTGTCTATGTGTATGACCTGATGGCAACTGTGGTACACATCCTGGACTCACGCACAGGGGGCAGCCTGGTGGCTCACATCAAAGTTGGAGAGACCTACCACCAGCGCAAGGAG GGTGTTACCCACCAGCAGTGGTATCTCTTCAACGACTTTCTCATTGAACCTATCGATAAG caTGAAGCTGTGCAGTTTGACATGAATTGGAAAGTGCCTGCTATCCTTTATTACATCAAAAGGAATCTTAATTCCAAATACAACCTGAACA TTAAGAATCCTATTGAGGCAAGTGTTCTGCTGGCTGAAGCCTCATTAGCACGGAAGCAGCGGAAAACACATACTACTTTTATTCCCCTGATGCTGAATGAGATGCCACAGGTTGGGGACTTGGTGGGCCTGGACGCTGAGTTTGTCACCCTTAATGAG GAAGAAGCAGAGCTGCGCAGTGATGGCACCAAGTCTACCATCAAGCCAAGCCAGATGTCAGTGGCGAGGATTACCTGCGTTAGGGGCCAGGGACCCAATGAGGGTATCCCCTTCATTGATGACTACATCTCTACCCAGGAGCAG GTGGTGGATTACTTGACTCAGTACTCAGGGATAAAGCCAGGAGACCTTGATGCCAAGATTTCCTCTAAGCACCTCACAACTCTAAAGTCTACCTACTTAAAGCTTCGTTTTCTCATAGACATTGGAGTCAAGTTTGTGGGTCACGGTCTGCAAAAGGACTTCCGGGTCATCAACCTCATG GTGCCCAAGGACCAAGTCCTTGACACTGTTTATCTATTTCACATGCCCCGGAAACGAATGATTTCCCTGCGATTCCTTGCTTGGTACTTTCTAG ACCTGAAGATTCAAGGGGAGACCCATGACAGTATTGAGGATGCCCGCACAGCCCTTCAGCTTTACCGAAAGTATCTGGAACTAAGCAAAAATGGCACTGAGCCTGAGTCCTTCCACAAAGTTCTCAAGAGCCTTTACGAGAAAGGTCGAAAGATGGACTGGAAGGTGCCTGAGCCTGAGGGCCAGACAAGTCCCAAGA ATGCAGCTGTCTTCTCTTCAGTGCTGGCACTCTGA
- the PAN2 gene encoding PAN2-PAN3 deadenylation complex catalytic subunit PAN2 isoform X5 — protein MNFEGLDPGLAEYAPAMHSALDPVLDAHLNPSLLQNVELDPEGVALEALPVQESVHIMEGVYSELHSVVAEVGVPVSVSHFDLHEEMLWVGSHGGHATSFFGPTLERYSSFQVNGSDDIRQIQSLENGILFLTKNNLKYMARGGLIIFDYLLDESEDMHSLLLTDSSTLLIGGLQNHILEIDLNTVQETQKYTVETPGVTIMRQTNRFFFCGHTSGKVSLRDLRTFKVEHEFDAFSGSLSDFDVHGNLLATCGFSSRLTGLACDRFLKVYDLRMMRAITPLQVHVDPAFLRFIPTYTSRLAIISQSGQCQFCEPTGLANPADIFHVNPVGPLLMTFDVSASKQALAFGDSEGCVHLWTDSPEPSFNPYSRETEFALPCLVDSLPPLDWSQDLLPLSLIPVPLTTDTLLSDWPAANSAPAPRRAPPVDAEILRTMKKVGFIGYAPNPRTRLRNQIPYRLKESDSEFDSFSQVTESPIGREEEPHLHMVSKKYRKVTIKYSKLGLEDFDFKHYNKTLFAGLEPHIPNAYCNCMIQVLYFLEPVRCLIQNHLCQKEFCLACELGFLFHMLDLSRGDPCQGSNFLRAFRTIPEASALGLILADSDEASGKGNLARLIQRWNRFILTQLHQDLQELEVPQAYRGAGGSFCSSGDSVIGQLFSCEMENCSLCRCGSETVRASSTLLFTLSYPEGSNSDKTGKNCDFAQVLKRSICLEQNTQAWCDNCEKYQPTIQTRNIRHLPDILVINCEVNSLKEADFWRMQAEVAFKMAIKKHSGEISKNKEFALADWKELGSPEGMLMCPSIEELKNVWLPFSIQMKMTKNKGLDVCNWTDGDEMQWGPARAEEEHGVYVYDLMATVVHILDSRTGGSLVAHIKVGETYHQRKEGVTHQQWYLFNDFLIEPIDKHEAVQFDMNWKVPAILYYIKRNLNSKYNLNIKNPIEASVLLAEASLARKQRKTHTTFIPLMLNEMPQVGDLVGLDAEFVTLNEEEAELRSDGTKSTIKPSQMSVARITCVRGQGPNEGIPFIDDYISTQEQVVDYLTQYSGIKPGDLDAKISSKHLTTLKSTYLKLRFLIDIGVKFVGHGLQKDFRVINLMVPKDQVLDTVYLFHMPRKRMISLRFLAWYFLDLKIQGETHDSIEDARTALQLYRKYLELSKNGTEPESFHKVLKSLYEKGRKMDWKVPEPEGQTSPKNAAVFSSVLAL, from the exons atgaaCTTCGAGGGTCTGGACCCTGGACTTGCAGAGTATGCCCCGGCCATGCATTCTGCCCTGGATCCTGTCCTGGATGCCCACCTGAACCCGAGTCTGCTACAGAACGTGGAGCTGGACCCGGAGGGAGTGGCCCTAGAGGCTCTTCCAGTCCAGGAGTCAGTGCACATAATGGAAGGTGTCTACTCTGAGTTGCACAGTGTGGTGGCTGAAGTGGGTGTGCCTGTCTCCGTCTCCCACTTTGACTTGCACGAGGAGATGCTGTGGGTGGGAAGCCATGGG GGCCATGCCACATCATTTTTCGGCCCAACTTTGGAGCGCTACTCATCATTTCAGGTCAATGGCAGTGACGACATCCGCCAGATCCAGAGCCTGGAGAATGGCATCCTTTTTCTTACCAAGAACAACCTCAAGTATATGGCCCGAGGGGGCCTCATTATATTTGATTACCT GCTGGATGAGAGTGAAGATATGCACAGCCTGTTGCTGACTGACAGCAGCACTCTGCTCATTGGTGGGCTGCAGAACCACATATTAGAGATTGACCTGAACACTGTCCAGGAGACTCAGAAG TACACAGTTGAGACACCTGGAGTCACTATCATGAGACAGACGAATCGCTTCTTCTTCTGTGGCCACACATCTGGCAAG GTTTCTCTGCGAGATCTCCGTACTTTTAAGGTGGAACATGAGTTTGATGCCTTCTCAGGGAGCCTGTCAGATTTTGACGTGCATGGCAACCTGCTGGCCACCTGTGGCTTCTCCAGCCGCCTTACTGGTCTGGCCTGTGACCGTTTCCTCAAAGTTTATGATCTACGCATGATGCGTGCCATCACACCACTTCAAGTTCACGTGGATCCTGCCTTCTTACGCTTCATCCCTACATATACTTCTCGTCTTGCTATCATCTCCCAGTCAG GGCAGTGCCAGTTTTGTGAGCCCACAGGCCTGGCCAACCCAGCAGACATCTTTCATGTGAATCCTGTGGGACCTCTGCTAATGACGTTTGATGTGTCAGCCAGCAAGCAGGCCCTCGCTTTTGGGGATTCTGAGGGCTGTGTGCACCTCTGGACTGATTCCCCTGAGCCTTCCTTCAACCCGTACTCCCGTGAGACCGAGTTTGCTTTGCCCTGTCTCGTGGACTCACTGCCGCCTCTGGACTGGAGCCAGGACCTACTGCCTCTTTCCCTCATCCCTGTCCCGCTCACCACTGACACGCTTCTCTCTGACTGGCCTGCTGCCAACTCTGCTCCAGCTCCCAG GCGAGCACCGCCTGTGGATGCAGAGATTCTGCGCACCATGAAGAAGGTGGGCTTCATCGGCTATGCACCCAATCCCCGCACCAGGCTGCGAAATCAG ATTCCTTACCGACTCAAGGAGTCTGACAGTGAATTTGACAGCTTCAGCCAGGTCACTGAGTCACCAATAGGGCGGGAAGAGGAGCCACATCTCCACATGGTCTCTAAGAAGTACCGCAAG GTGACCATCAAATACTCCAAGCTAGGGCTGGAGGACTTTGACTTCAAGCACTACAATAAGACGCTGTTTGCTGGATTGGAGCCCCACATCCCCAATGCCTACTGTAACTGCATGATCCAG GTGCTCTATTTCCTGGAGCCTGTGCGCTGTCTAATCCAGAACCACCTTTGCCAGAAGGAGTTCTGCCTGGCCTGCGAGCTGGGCTTCCTCTTCCACATGTTGGACCTCTCCCGAGGCGACCCCTGTCAG GGCAGTAATTTTCTTCGAGCATTCCGCACCATTCCTGAGGCCTCAGCCCTTGGTCTGATTTTGGCTGACTCAGATGAGGCTTCGGGCAAGGGCAACCTGGCCAGGCTCATTCAGAGGTGGAACCGTTTCATTCTCACGCAACTTCATCAAGATTTGCAGGAGCTGGAAGTACCCCAGGCTTACCGAGGTGCTGGAGGCAG CTTTTGCTCATCGGGGGACTCTGTCATTGGGCAGCTGTTCAGCTGTGAGATGGAAAATTGCAGCCTCTGCCGCTGTGGCAGTGAGACCGTGCGAGCCTCATCCACACTGCTCTTCACGCTCTCTTACCCTGAGGGTAGCAACAGTG ATAAAACCGGGAAGAACTGTGACTTTGCTCAGGTGTTGAAGCGAAGCATCTGCCTGGAGCAGAATACACAGGCCTGGTGTGACAACTGTGAAAAGTACCAGCCCACG ATCCAGACCCGCAACATCCGCCATCTGCCAGATATTCTTGTCATCAACTGTGAGGTGAACAGTTTGAAAGAAGCTGATTTCTGGAGGATGCAGGCTGAG GTTGCCTTCAAGATGGCAATAAAGAAGCATAGTGGGGAAATCTCCAAGAATAAGGAGTTTGCTTTGGCTGATTG GAAGGAACTAGGCAGTCCAGAGGGCATGCTGATGTGTCCCTCCATTGAGGAGTTGAAGAATGTCTGGCTTCCTTTCTCCATTCAAATGAAGATGACCAAGAACAAAGGGCTGGATGTTTGCAATTGGACTGATGGGGATGAGATGCAG TGGGGCCCAGCCAGGGCAGAGGAAGAGCATGGTGTCTATGTGTATGACCTGATGGCAACTGTGGTACACATCCTGGACTCACGCACAGGGGGCAGCCTGGTGGCTCACATCAAAGTTGGAGAGACCTACCACCAGCGCAAGGAG GGTGTTACCCACCAGCAGTGGTATCTCTTCAACGACTTTCTCATTGAACCTATCGATAAG caTGAAGCTGTGCAGTTTGACATGAATTGGAAAGTGCCTGCTATCCTTTATTACATCAAAAGGAATCTTAATTCCAAATACAACCTGAACA TTAAGAATCCTATTGAGGCAAGTGTTCTGCTGGCTGAAGCCTCATTAGCACGGAAGCAGCGGAAAACACATACTACTTTTATTCCCCTGATGCTGAATGAGATGCCACAGGTTGGGGACTTGGTGGGCCTGGACGCTGAGTTTGTCACCCTTAATGAG GAAGAAGCAGAGCTGCGCAGTGATGGCACCAAGTCTACCATCAAGCCAAGCCAGATGTCAGTGGCGAGGATTACCTGCGTTAGGGGCCAGGGACCCAATGAGGGTATCCCCTTCATTGATGACTACATCTCTACCCAGGAGCAG GTGGTGGATTACTTGACTCAGTACTCAGGGATAAAGCCAGGAGACCTTGATGCCAAGATTTCCTCTAAGCACCTCACAACTCTAAAGTCTACCTACTTAAAGCTTCGTTTTCTCATAGACATTGGAGTCAAGTTTGTGGGTCACGGTCTGCAAAAGGACTTCCGGGTCATCAACCTCATG GTGCCCAAGGACCAAGTCCTTGACACTGTTTATCTATTTCACATGCCCCGGAAACGAATGATTTCCCTGCGATTCCTTGCTTGGTACTTTCTAG ACCTGAAGATTCAAGGGGAGACCCATGACAGTATTGAGGATGCCCGCACAGCCCTTCAGCTTTACCGAAAGTATCTGGAACTAAGCAAAAATGGCACTGAGCCTGAGTCCTTCCACAAAGTTCTCAAGAGCCTTTACGAGAAAGGTCGAAAGATGGACTGGAAGGTGCCTGAGCCTGAGGGCCAGACAAGTCCCAAGA ATGCAGCTGTCTTCTCTTCAGTGCTGGCACTCTGA
- the PAN2 gene encoding PAN2-PAN3 deadenylation complex catalytic subunit PAN2 isoform X7 yields the protein MNFEGLDPGLAEYAPAMHSALDPVLDAHLNPSLLQNVELDPEGVALEALPVQESVHIMEGVYSELHSVVAEVGVPVSVSHFDLHEEMLWVGSHGGHATSFFGPTLERYSSFQVNGSDDIRQIQSLENGILFLTKNNLKYMARGGLIIFDYLLDESEDMHSLLLTDSSTLLIGGLQNHILEIDLNTVQETQKYTVETPGVTIMRQTNRFFFCGHTSGKVSLRDLRTFKVEHEFDAFSGSLSDFDVHGNLLATCGFSSRLTGLACDRFLKVYDLRMMRAITPLQVHVDPAFLRFIPTYTSRLAIISQSGQCQFCEPTGLANPADIFHVNPVGPLLMTFDVSASKQALAFGDSEGCVHLWTDSPEPSFNPYSRETEFALPCLVDSLPPLDWSQDLLPLSLIPVPLTTDTLLSDWPAANSAPAPRRAPPVDAEILRTMKKVGFIGYAPNPRTRLRNQIPYRLKESDSEFDSFSQVTESPIGREEEPHLHMVSKKYRKVTIKYSKLGLEDFDFKHYNKTLFAGLEPHIPNAYCNCMIQVLYFLEPVRCLIQNHLCQKEFCLACELGFLFHMLDLSRGDPCQGSNFLRAFRTIPEASALGLILADSDEASGKGNLARLIQRWNRFILTQLHQDLQELEVPQAYRGAGGSSFCSSGDSVIGQLFSCEMENCSLCRCGSETVRASSTLLFTLSYPEDKTGKNCDFAQVLKRSICLEQNTQAWCDNCEKYQPTIQTRNIRHLPDILVINCEVNSLKEADFWRMQAEVAFKMAIKKHSGEISKNKEFALADWKELGSPEGMLMCPSIEELKNVWLPFSIQMKMTKNKGLDVCNWTDGDEMQWGPARAEEEHGVYVYDLMATVVHILDSRTGGSLVAHIKVGETYHQRKEGVTHQQWYLFNDFLIEPIDKHEAVQFDMNWKVPAILYYIKRNLNSKYNLNIKNPIEASVLLAEASLARKQRKTHTTFIPLMLNEMPQVGDLVGLDAEFVTLNEEEAELRSDGTKSTIKPSQMSVARITCVRGQGPNEGIPFIDDYISTQEQVVDYLTQYSGIKPGDLDAKISSKHLTTLKSTYLKLRFLIDIGVKFVGHGLQKDFRVINLMVPKDQVLDTVYLFHMPRKRMISLRFLAWYFLDLKIQGETHDSIEDARTALQLYRKYLELSKNGTEPESFHKVLKSLYEKGRKMDWKVPEPEGQTSPKNAAVFSSVLAL from the exons atgaaCTTCGAGGGTCTGGACCCTGGACTTGCAGAGTATGCCCCGGCCATGCATTCTGCCCTGGATCCTGTCCTGGATGCCCACCTGAACCCGAGTCTGCTACAGAACGTGGAGCTGGACCCGGAGGGAGTGGCCCTAGAGGCTCTTCCAGTCCAGGAGTCAGTGCACATAATGGAAGGTGTCTACTCTGAGTTGCACAGTGTGGTGGCTGAAGTGGGTGTGCCTGTCTCCGTCTCCCACTTTGACTTGCACGAGGAGATGCTGTGGGTGGGAAGCCATGGG GGCCATGCCACATCATTTTTCGGCCCAACTTTGGAGCGCTACTCATCATTTCAGGTCAATGGCAGTGACGACATCCGCCAGATCCAGAGCCTGGAGAATGGCATCCTTTTTCTTACCAAGAACAACCTCAAGTATATGGCCCGAGGGGGCCTCATTATATTTGATTACCT GCTGGATGAGAGTGAAGATATGCACAGCCTGTTGCTGACTGACAGCAGCACTCTGCTCATTGGTGGGCTGCAGAACCACATATTAGAGATTGACCTGAACACTGTCCAGGAGACTCAGAAG TACACAGTTGAGACACCTGGAGTCACTATCATGAGACAGACGAATCGCTTCTTCTTCTGTGGCCACACATCTGGCAAG GTTTCTCTGCGAGATCTCCGTACTTTTAAGGTGGAACATGAGTTTGATGCCTTCTCAGGGAGCCTGTCAGATTTTGACGTGCATGGCAACCTGCTGGCCACCTGTGGCTTCTCCAGCCGCCTTACTGGTCTGGCCTGTGACCGTTTCCTCAAAGTTTATGATCTACGCATGATGCGTGCCATCACACCACTTCAAGTTCACGTGGATCCTGCCTTCTTACGCTTCATCCCTACATATACTTCTCGTCTTGCTATCATCTCCCAGTCAG GGCAGTGCCAGTTTTGTGAGCCCACAGGCCTGGCCAACCCAGCAGACATCTTTCATGTGAATCCTGTGGGACCTCTGCTAATGACGTTTGATGTGTCAGCCAGCAAGCAGGCCCTCGCTTTTGGGGATTCTGAGGGCTGTGTGCACCTCTGGACTGATTCCCCTGAGCCTTCCTTCAACCCGTACTCCCGTGAGACCGAGTTTGCTTTGCCCTGTCTCGTGGACTCACTGCCGCCTCTGGACTGGAGCCAGGACCTACTGCCTCTTTCCCTCATCCCTGTCCCGCTCACCACTGACACGCTTCTCTCTGACTGGCCTGCTGCCAACTCTGCTCCAGCTCCCAG GCGAGCACCGCCTGTGGATGCAGAGATTCTGCGCACCATGAAGAAGGTGGGCTTCATCGGCTATGCACCCAATCCCCGCACCAGGCTGCGAAATCAG ATTCCTTACCGACTCAAGGAGTCTGACAGTGAATTTGACAGCTTCAGCCAGGTCACTGAGTCACCAATAGGGCGGGAAGAGGAGCCACATCTCCACATGGTCTCTAAGAAGTACCGCAAG GTGACCATCAAATACTCCAAGCTAGGGCTGGAGGACTTTGACTTCAAGCACTACAATAAGACGCTGTTTGCTGGATTGGAGCCCCACATCCCCAATGCCTACTGTAACTGCATGATCCAG GTGCTCTATTTCCTGGAGCCTGTGCGCTGTCTAATCCAGAACCACCTTTGCCAGAAGGAGTTCTGCCTGGCCTGCGAGCTGGGCTTCCTCTTCCACATGTTGGACCTCTCCCGAGGCGACCCCTGTCAG GGCAGTAATTTTCTTCGAGCATTCCGCACCATTCCTGAGGCCTCAGCCCTTGGTCTGATTTTGGCTGACTCAGATGAGGCTTCGGGCAAGGGCAACCTGGCCAGGCTCATTCAGAGGTGGAACCGTTTCATTCTCACGCAACTTCATCAAGATTTGCAGGAGCTGGAAGTACCCCAGGCTTACCGAGGTGCTGGAGGCAG CAGCTTTTGCTCATCGGGGGACTCTGTCATTGGGCAGCTGTTCAGCTGTGAGATGGAAAATTGCAGCCTCTGCCGCTGTGGCAGTGAGACCGTGCGAGCCTCATCCACACTGCTCTTCACGCTCTCTTACCCTGAGG ATAAAACCGGGAAGAACTGTGACTTTGCTCAGGTGTTGAAGCGAAGCATCTGCCTGGAGCAGAATACACAGGCCTGGTGTGACAACTGTGAAAAGTACCAGCCCACG ATCCAGACCCGCAACATCCGCCATCTGCCAGATATTCTTGTCATCAACTGTGAGGTGAACAGTTTGAAAGAAGCTGATTTCTGGAGGATGCAGGCTGAG GTTGCCTTCAAGATGGCAATAAAGAAGCATAGTGGGGAAATCTCCAAGAATAAGGAGTTTGCTTTGGCTGATTG GAAGGAACTAGGCAGTCCAGAGGGCATGCTGATGTGTCCCTCCATTGAGGAGTTGAAGAATGTCTGGCTTCCTTTCTCCATTCAAATGAAGATGACCAAGAACAAAGGGCTGGATGTTTGCAATTGGACTGATGGGGATGAGATGCAG TGGGGCCCAGCCAGGGCAGAGGAAGAGCATGGTGTCTATGTGTATGACCTGATGGCAACTGTGGTACACATCCTGGACTCACGCACAGGGGGCAGCCTGGTGGCTCACATCAAAGTTGGAGAGACCTACCACCAGCGCAAGGAG GGTGTTACCCACCAGCAGTGGTATCTCTTCAACGACTTTCTCATTGAACCTATCGATAAG caTGAAGCTGTGCAGTTTGACATGAATTGGAAAGTGCCTGCTATCCTTTATTACATCAAAAGGAATCTTAATTCCAAATACAACCTGAACA TTAAGAATCCTATTGAGGCAAGTGTTCTGCTGGCTGAAGCCTCATTAGCACGGAAGCAGCGGAAAACACATACTACTTTTATTCCCCTGATGCTGAATGAGATGCCACAGGTTGGGGACTTGGTGGGCCTGGACGCTGAGTTTGTCACCCTTAATGAG GAAGAAGCAGAGCTGCGCAGTGATGGCACCAAGTCTACCATCAAGCCAAGCCAGATGTCAGTGGCGAGGATTACCTGCGTTAGGGGCCAGGGACCCAATGAGGGTATCCCCTTCATTGATGACTACATCTCTACCCAGGAGCAG GTGGTGGATTACTTGACTCAGTACTCAGGGATAAAGCCAGGAGACCTTGATGCCAAGATTTCCTCTAAGCACCTCACAACTCTAAAGTCTACCTACTTAAAGCTTCGTTTTCTCATAGACATTGGAGTCAAGTTTGTGGGTCACGGTCTGCAAAAGGACTTCCGGGTCATCAACCTCATG GTGCCCAAGGACCAAGTCCTTGACACTGTTTATCTATTTCACATGCCCCGGAAACGAATGATTTCCCTGCGATTCCTTGCTTGGTACTTTCTAG ACCTGAAGATTCAAGGGGAGACCCATGACAGTATTGAGGATGCCCGCACAGCCCTTCAGCTTTACCGAAAGTATCTGGAACTAAGCAAAAATGGCACTGAGCCTGAGTCCTTCCACAAAGTTCTCAAGAGCCTTTACGAGAAAGGTCGAAAGATGGACTGGAAGGTGCCTGAGCCTGAGGGCCAGACAAGTCCCAAGA ATGCAGCTGTCTTCTCTTCAGTGCTGGCACTCTGA